From the genome of Clostridia bacterium, one region includes:
- a CDS encoding electron transfer flavoprotein subunit beta/FixA family protein, which translates to MMALRIVVCIKPVPDPQYYDKVSIDPKTKRITREGIPTIINPVDKNGIEAALQLKKIYGGKVTVITMAPPNAVENLREALAMGADEAVLLSDRAFGGADTLATSYTLAKGIEKLDGFDIVFCGAESADGATAQVSSQLGEWLKVPHLWNVFSLETQDERSLRVKTKVENGSMEWEVKLPCLLGVARELNKPRFISAMGIIKSKNKPVLVWGKSDLVVEDERLGLAGSPTKAGAIFTPDMKRKSEMLTGSVEEIVDTVIERLRAGGVNVPADSYSCSCEGGGRK; encoded by the coding sequence ATGATGGCTTTAAGAATAGTTGTTTGTATCAAGCCGGTTCCCGATCCTCAATACTATGATAAGGTCAGTATTGATCCTAAAACCAAGCGTATCACTCGTGAAGGAATTCCAACTATCATAAACCCAGTAGATAAAAATGGGATTGAAGCAGCTCTGCAGCTCAAGAAGATTTATGGGGGCAAGGTAACGGTAATTACTATGGCCCCGCCTAATGCGGTAGAGAATTTGCGGGAGGCCCTTGCCATGGGTGCTGATGAAGCGGTATTGCTGTCCGACAGAGCTTTTGGAGGTGCCGATACTCTGGCAACCTCCTATACTCTGGCTAAAGGGATTGAAAAGTTGGATGGATTTGATATTGTTTTCTGCGGTGCAGAAAGCGCTGACGGAGCAACAGCTCAGGTTTCCTCCCAGTTGGGGGAATGGCTGAAAGTACCCCATTTATGGAATGTTTTCAGTTTGGAAACGCAGGATGAGAGATCCCTCAGAGTGAAAACAAAAGTAGAGAACGGCTCCATGGAATGGGAGGTTAAGCTGCCTTGCCTTTTAGGCGTAGCGAGGGAGTTGAATAAGCCCCGCTTCATTTCAGCAATGGGAATCATCAAGTCTAAAAATAAACCAGTCCTTGTATGGGGCAAATCCGATTTGGTCGTGGAGGATGAAAGGCTAGGACTCGCTGGTTCTCCTACGAAAGCCGGAGCCATATTTACTCCGGATATGAAGAGGAAGAGCGAAATGCTTACCGGCTCTGTTGAAGAAATAGTGGACACAGTTATTGAAAGACTGAGAGCCGGCGGAGTTAATGTCCCTGCTGACAGCTACAGTTGTAGTTGTGAAGGAGGAGGCCGAAAATGA
- a CDS encoding electron transfer flavoprotein subunit alpha/FixB family protein — MKKKIWVFAEQVNCTLDRVTLELLTKAKELAAAISGETEIGAVLLGRNVKNLCGILANYGAETIYLAESEELGLYNHMLYAPLISELIKQEDPEIVLFGATAIGSELGPTVAAQLKTGVAAHCVDMRIDENEHLVAAVPSFGGKILGEILCPDTRPQMASVKPGIFVQGEAEQREPNIIMIDVSKIKADNIPLKAVKLDKKEIEGVPLDSAEVVLCGGYGLGNKANWDKLEKLAALLSGAAACTRPVVDEGWAPGEHVMVGTSGKSIRPKAYIGFGISGATHHVCGMKDSGLVINVNRDEKTAMFEVSDIGIAADLNEILDQLLTKLS, encoded by the coding sequence ATGAAGAAGAAGATATGGGTGTTTGCTGAGCAGGTAAATTGCACCTTAGACCGAGTAACTTTAGAACTGCTGACCAAGGCAAAAGAGCTGGCTGCTGCGATATCAGGGGAAACAGAAATCGGTGCTGTACTATTGGGGCGGAATGTAAAAAACCTATGCGGGATTCTGGCCAATTATGGAGCAGAAACGATTTACCTTGCAGAGTCAGAGGAATTGGGGCTTTATAATCATATGCTCTATGCTCCGCTTATTTCAGAGCTGATAAAGCAGGAAGACCCGGAGATTGTACTCTTTGGCGCAACAGCAATTGGTTCTGAATTAGGGCCTACAGTTGCCGCCCAGTTAAAAACTGGCGTTGCCGCCCACTGTGTAGATATGCGCATTGATGAAAATGAACATTTAGTAGCTGCGGTACCTTCCTTTGGCGGCAAGATTCTCGGTGAAATCCTCTGCCCTGATACAAGACCTCAGATGGCCAGTGTTAAGCCCGGTATTTTTGTACAGGGTGAAGCAGAGCAGCGAGAGCCCAATATAATAATGATTGATGTTAGTAAAATTAAAGCTGATAATATTCCTTTAAAGGCGGTTAAGCTGGATAAAAAAGAAATTGAGGGTGTACCTCTGGATAGCGCGGAAGTAGTATTATGCGGAGGCTATGGCCTGGGTAATAAAGCAAATTGGGACAAGTTAGAAAAGTTAGCAGCCTTATTAAGCGGTGCCGCAGCTTGTACCCGTCCTGTAGTTGATGAGGGCTGGGCTCCGGGTGAACACGTCATGGTAGGCACAAGCGGCAAATCAATCCGTCCCAAGGCTTATATCGGTTTCGGAATTTCCGGGGCAACTCACCACGTTTGTGGTATGAAGGATTCTGGATTGGTAATCAACGTGAATCGGGATGAAAAAACAGCAATGTTTGAGGTCTCGGATATAGGAATCGCAGCAGATTTAAACGAAATTCTGGATCAATTATTAACTAAGCTTTCATAA
- a CDS encoding glycosyltransferase family 1 protein, whose translation MHICIDTRGAKLYAGTGIGTYTARLMENIMDIDVKNNYSFFWPNDGYDLLLGKSNINLTLFGEKNKRFWDEIFLPAQLKKNSCDIFHLPQNGLGLPKSKYCSYVATVHDLIPYVMPETCGKSYVDKFLEEMPYILEECDKVITVSNYSKQDIIKYFNLPEDKIRVAYLAADSRFRLIDKEKAWDFLRMEYNYSNDFILYLGGFSPRKNVDGLLESYRRLYKELPGYYDLVLLGASKDNHYELKKKVAAMGLQDRVVFVGYVPYEHLPYFYNCASLFVYPSLYEGFGLPPLEAMTCGTPTITTNVTSIPEVVGDGALLADPYDTDELSDKIYKTISDAEFREALSVKALRRAYSFSWKKTVIETIKVYEEVYNNR comes from the coding sequence ATGCATATATGCATAGATACAAGGGGAGCCAAACTTTATGCCGGAACCGGAATTGGTACTTATACTGCAAGATTAATGGAAAACATCATGGATATTGACGTTAAAAACAACTATAGCTTTTTCTGGCCAAATGACGGCTATGACCTTTTATTGGGCAAGAGCAACATCAATCTCACCTTGTTTGGGGAAAAGAACAAACGTTTCTGGGATGAGATATTTCTCCCTGCTCAGTTAAAAAAGAACAGTTGTGACATCTTCCACCTGCCGCAGAACGGACTGGGGCTTCCAAAATCAAAATACTGCTCCTATGTTGCTACTGTGCATGATTTAATACCCTATGTAATGCCGGAAACTTGCGGTAAAAGTTATGTGGATAAATTTCTTGAAGAGATGCCCTATATACTCGAAGAGTGTGATAAGGTAATCACCGTCTCCAACTATTCCAAGCAGGATATCATCAAGTACTTCAACCTGCCTGAGGATAAGATCAGAGTGGCATACCTGGCAGCAGACAGCAGGTTCAGGCTTATTGATAAAGAAAAGGCCTGGGACTTCCTTAGGATGGAATACAACTATTCAAACGATTTCATACTATACCTGGGTGGTTTTAGCCCTCGAAAGAATGTGGACGGTTTGCTTGAGTCATATAGGAGGCTGTACAAGGAGCTGCCGGGGTATTATGATCTGGTGCTGCTGGGAGCCTCAAAAGATAACCACTATGAGCTTAAAAAGAAGGTCGCTGCTATGGGTCTGCAAGATAGAGTGGTATTCGTCGGTTATGTCCCATACGAGCATCTGCCCTATTTTTATAATTGTGCTTCCTTATTCGTATATCCCTCACTTTACGAGGGCTTTGGCCTTCCTCCACTCGAAGCAATGACCTGTGGAACTCCCACTATTACCACAAATGTGACCTCAATCCCGGAAGTGGTGGGGGACGGGGCTTTATTGGCAGACCCCTACGATACGGATGAGCTTTCAGATAAGATTTACAAAACCATATCAGACGCTGAGTTCAGGGAGGCTCTATCTGTCAAAGCTCTAAGAAGGGCTTACAGCTTCTCCTGGAAGAAAACAGTAATTGAGACTATAAAGGTTTACGAAGAAGTGTATAATAATAGATAG
- a CDS encoding CotS family spore coat protein, whose protein sequence is MDIKLIEESYGFKIKDVKSIKNICRIETDCGVKCFKRAHMSPSFFLFIYTAVNYLKEKGYEGVIPYSTTIDGSICIPDEDHVYYVVDWIEARECKFKREEELRKAIRAAAELHKASIGYVPPKGAKPRIFYSKWVEKCDKKSAELLEFSKAIEDKEYIDDFDEIFSKNLLYYWQQAKQSTGMINESPYWEISEASEKRGEFCHHDMANHNFLISDDGMVYLIDFDYCIMDTRLHDLCSLIIRNMRYGVWDIDKAYFVLNEYDKVYSIEQKELEVIKAFMTFPQDFWQVGLQYYVEKQPWTMEYFLMRLNRIVDDREIRDSFLKEFLKL, encoded by the coding sequence ATGGATATTAAGCTGATAGAAGAGTCTTACGGTTTTAAAATCAAAGATGTCAAAAGCATAAAGAATATTTGCAGAATAGAAACAGATTGTGGCGTGAAGTGTTTCAAAAGGGCACACATGAGTCCGTCTTTTTTCCTCTTTATATACACAGCTGTAAATTACCTGAAGGAAAAGGGGTATGAAGGGGTAATCCCATACAGCACCACTATTGATGGAAGCATATGCATTCCTGATGAAGATCACGTCTACTATGTGGTGGATTGGATTGAAGCCAGGGAATGCAAGTTTAAGAGGGAGGAAGAGCTGAGGAAGGCCATAAGAGCAGCGGCAGAGCTTCACAAGGCATCTATTGGCTATGTACCCCCAAAAGGTGCAAAGCCCAGGATATTCTACAGCAAATGGGTGGAGAAGTGTGATAAGAAAAGTGCGGAATTGCTGGAATTCAGTAAGGCCATAGAAGATAAGGAATATATAGATGATTTTGATGAGATTTTTTCCAAGAACCTCCTGTATTACTGGCAGCAAGCCAAGCAAAGCACAGGCATGATAAATGAGAGTCCTTACTGGGAAATATCTGAGGCCAGTGAGAAAAGGGGGGAGTTCTGTCATCACGATATGGCAAACCATAACTTCCTGATATCGGATGATGGAATGGTGTATCTGATTGATTTCGATTACTGCATTATGGACACAAGACTTCACGATCTTTGCAGCCTTATAATACGGAATATGAGATATGGGGTATGGGATATTGACAAAGCATATTTTGTGCTAAATGAATATGACAAGGTATATTCCATTGAACAAAAGGAGCTGGAAGTAATAAAAGCATTTATGACCTTCCCGCAGGATTTCTGGCAGGTAGGTTTGCAGTACTATGTGGAGAAGCAGCCCTGGACCATGGAATACTTCCTTATGAGACTGAACAGAATCGTAGATGACAGGGAAATCAGAGATAGCTTTTTAAAGGAATTCTTAAAGTTATAA
- a CDS encoding CotS family spore coat protein, translating to MSGGYGKLKRHDLKLLIESLYGLEVKNMQEGDRGILVYTDRGIKRLKETKSDEAKILFAASAYEHIYNNGFRQISCINRNLSGSYQMRYDKDNYILQDFNKGKVYEIGGKAAAATVGKALAELHKAGEHFIPAPGSRARVDWGKWMEKFKANSISLKKFKEIVCLKEKSNGFDKLFIENVDGFLDNMYCSYTLLKENGYLDKVRQAMACNQITHNEFKKHAILEEEAGEVFITNLEECSYDICEFDVATLFESFSGRNKIELINAAAEAYSSIKPLDRCSIKIITAFLLCPKRFYKVVESAYGKRKNYNEAELELKLGRSIRRERKKEVLVKLLDSF from the coding sequence ATGTCCGGCGGATATGGAAAGTTGAAAAGGCATGACTTGAAGCTTCTGATTGAAAGTCTGTATGGCTTGGAAGTAAAGAACATGCAGGAGGGTGACAGGGGCATACTTGTATATACGGACAGAGGGATAAAGAGGCTGAAGGAAACCAAGAGTGATGAAGCAAAGATACTTTTTGCGGCATCCGCTTATGAGCATATCTACAATAACGGCTTCAGGCAAATAAGCTGCATAAACAGAAACTTAAGCGGCAGCTATCAAATGAGGTATGACAAGGACAACTATATACTCCAGGACTTTAACAAGGGCAAGGTATATGAGATAGGGGGCAAAGCAGCTGCAGCAACGGTGGGAAAAGCGCTGGCGGAGCTCCATAAAGCAGGAGAACATTTTATCCCGGCTCCGGGAAGCCGCGCTCGAGTGGATTGGGGAAAATGGATGGAGAAGTTCAAGGCGAATTCCATCAGCTTGAAGAAATTTAAGGAAATTGTATGTCTGAAGGAAAAGAGCAACGGGTTTGACAAGCTCTTTATTGAGAATGTTGACGGATTTCTTGACAATATGTACTGCTCATATACACTGCTGAAGGAGAATGGATATCTTGACAAGGTCAGGCAGGCAATGGCTTGCAACCAGATTACCCACAACGAATTCAAAAAGCATGCAATACTGGAGGAAGAGGCAGGGGAAGTGTTCATAACCAACCTTGAAGAATGCAGTTATGACATATGCGAATTTGATGTAGCGACACTTTTTGAGAGCTTCTCGGGGAGGAACAAGATTGAGCTTATAAATGCAGCGGCGGAGGCATATTCCAGCATAAAGCCCTTGGATAGGTGTTCAATAAAAATAATAACAGCATTCCTCTTATGCCCAAAAAGGTTTTACAAGGTAGTTGAAAGCGCTTACGGAAAAAGAAAGAACTACAATGAGGCTGAACTGGAGCTAAAGCTTGGGAGAAGCATAAGGCGGGAGAGAAAAAAAGAAGTGCTGGTCAAGCTTCTGGATTCCTTTTGA
- a CDS encoding CotS family spore coat protein yields the protein MVENRQLEREFLSEYNLDANIFEAMGFKVKQIIPVRSVYRIVTDKGFFCLKKLRFPMEDMDFIFEAVDHLKEKGFVNIFNVIKQKNGGSFIEFKGEKYFLTEWIDGRECDFLNPIDLDAAIEALASLHDASMGYAPAACPLDRCYYGKWPENFSRRIDEMKLMKERVLEKPDKSDIDKIYLDYVDMCINDGEAALRLLDKSDYRELSLDAAQKGSFIHHDFAHHNILHTFDGRTYVVDFDYCIMDIRIHDIGSLILRNMKKSNWDVDKAMNILESYDRRSPVSSKELKVLAPFFLFPQDFWMISRQYYIERKDWDEEDYVDKMNTKSEYTLMRRKFIEEYGDRV from the coding sequence ATGGTTGAAAACAGACAGTTGGAAAGAGAGTTTCTCAGTGAGTATAATCTGGATGCCAATATTTTTGAGGCAATGGGGTTTAAGGTTAAGCAAATTATCCCGGTAAGAAGCGTGTACAGGATAGTTACTGACAAAGGGTTCTTCTGTCTTAAGAAGCTGAGATTTCCCATGGAGGATATGGATTTTATATTTGAAGCGGTGGATCATCTTAAGGAAAAGGGCTTTGTCAATATCTTCAATGTAATTAAGCAGAAGAATGGAGGCAGCTTTATCGAGTTTAAAGGCGAAAAGTACTTCCTTACTGAATGGATAGACGGCAGAGAATGTGACTTCCTGAACCCAATAGATCTGGATGCTGCAATAGAGGCGCTTGCAAGCCTGCATGATGCGTCTATGGGCTATGCACCTGCTGCATGTCCCCTAGACAGGTGTTACTATGGAAAATGGCCTGAAAACTTTAGCAGAAGAATTGATGAGATGAAGCTAATGAAGGAGCGGGTATTGGAAAAACCGGATAAAAGCGATATTGACAAAATATATCTTGATTATGTGGATATGTGTATAAATGATGGAGAGGCAGCTCTTCGGCTTTTAGATAAAAGTGATTATAGGGAGCTTTCTTTAGATGCAGCACAGAAAGGAAGCTTTATACACCATGACTTTGCCCATCACAACATATTGCATACCTTTGATGGGAGAACGTATGTAGTTGATTTTGACTATTGCATAATGGACATCAGGATACATGACATAGGAAGTTTGATATTAAGGAATATGAAAAAGTCAAACTGGGATGTGGATAAAGCCATGAATATATTGGAAAGCTACGACCGCAGAAGCCCGGTGAGCAGCAAGGAGCTAAAAGTGCTCGCCCCCTTCTTTCTTTTTCCTCAGGACTTCTGGATGATATCCAGACAGTACTATATTGAAAGAAAGGATTGGGATGAGGAGGATTATGTGGATAAGATGAACACAAAATCCGAGTACACACTGATGCGTAGGAAATTTATAGAGGAATATGGGGATAGAGTGTAA
- a CDS encoding CotS family spore coat protein, translating into MNIDVIAKEFGCRIIYSKPLRAVSLAQTDKGMVIIKETYRDPDKILYIHGLKEYLYENGFTGLDRYMLSKYQLPFAIYDNRVFVMEEYIGGRESSFTNPYDREAIVKALAQLHNAGRGYTPPTGAASRNSIGKWEKSYRNKIGDLLEFKELARGKRKKSKLDNMFLEDVDFYIEMCWRGFDTLKDSNYDEICKKAKNDKVICHHDYTYHNLIIGPVGEVNVIDFDYSCHELPVYDLASLIQKILRRYSYDVDMALKVIEDYCSITDLGRDDFELMLSLFEFPQKFWRIAERYYKEKTAWDEKTFLSKYNDIVIMKEFVLDFIEGFRRYI; encoded by the coding sequence ATGAATATAGATGTTATTGCTAAGGAGTTCGGGTGCAGAATAATATACAGCAAGCCCTTGAGGGCTGTGAGTCTTGCTCAGACAGACAAAGGAATGGTGATAATAAAGGAGACCTATAGGGACCCGGATAAGATACTTTACATACACGGCTTAAAGGAGTATCTCTATGAAAATGGCTTTACAGGGCTTGACAGATATATGCTCTCAAAATACCAGCTGCCCTTTGCAATATATGATAACAGGGTTTTCGTTATGGAAGAATATATTGGAGGAAGAGAATCCAGCTTCACCAACCCCTATGACAGGGAAGCAATAGTAAAGGCACTTGCACAGCTGCACAATGCGGGCAGGGGCTATACGCCTCCTACCGGAGCCGCCAGCAGAAACAGCATTGGCAAGTGGGAAAAGTCTTACAGGAATAAAATCGGGGATTTATTAGAATTCAAAGAGCTTGCCAGGGGAAAAAGGAAGAAAAGCAAGCTTGACAATATGTTCCTTGAGGATGTGGACTTTTACATAGAGATGTGCTGGAGAGGCTTTGACACCTTGAAGGACTCCAACTATGATGAGATATGCAAAAAAGCAAAGAACGACAAGGTTATATGCCATCATGATTATACATATCACAATCTGATTATCGGACCGGTGGGAGAAGTCAATGTAATAGATTTCGACTACAGCTGCCATGAGCTTCCGGTATATGATCTTGCCTCGCTCATACAAAAAATATTGAGGCGCTATAGTTATGATGTTGATATGGCATTGAAGGTGATAGAGGATTACTGCAGCATAACTGATCTCGGCAGGGATGACTTTGAGCTGATGCTTTCGCTTTTCGAATTCCCACAGAAGTTCTGGAGAATAGCAGAGAGATATTATAAAGAAAAAACTGCCTGGGATGAAAAGACTTTCTTAAGTAAATACAACGATATAGTCATAATGAAGGAATTCGTCCTGGACTTTATAGAGGGCTTCAGGCGATACATATAA
- the yabG gene encoding sporulation peptidase YabG: protein MDIKVGDIVARKSYDYDILFKVHDIVVRNDGSRIICLKGLNYRLFADAPESDIIKMPMNKINEEMHKFEKRLSKLAKPGIFRSAAMAGKLIPSREEYSRYELPGRVLHIDGDNDYLSMCMKYYKEQGINAIGKLVPEADQPGLIKSLLQANNPDIVIITGHDSMLKQEGKGTGTDSIDKYRNSKYFIEAVKEARKYQQSLDELVIIAGACQSYYEGILAAGANFASSPARILIHALDPGMLSKQIAFTSIDRIAPIEEVLRGTMTGVKGIGGVQTRGKLRAGMPKSPYTP from the coding sequence ATGGATATAAAGGTGGGAGATATTGTCGCCAGAAAGTCCTATGACTATGACATACTCTTCAAAGTTCATGATATAGTTGTCAGAAATGACGGCAGCAGGATCATATGCCTTAAAGGGTTGAATTATAGACTTTTTGCTGACGCACCTGAGTCTGACATTATAAAAATGCCTATGAATAAAATCAACGAGGAAATGCATAAGTTCGAGAAAAGGCTGAGCAAGTTAGCAAAACCCGGCATATTCAGATCTGCAGCTATGGCGGGAAAGCTAATCCCTTCCAGAGAGGAATACAGCAGATATGAGCTGCCTGGGAGAGTTCTTCATATTGATGGCGACAACGATTATTTGAGCATGTGTATGAAGTACTATAAAGAACAGGGTATCAATGCTATAGGAAAGCTTGTGCCTGAAGCAGACCAGCCCGGGCTCATAAAATCACTGCTGCAGGCAAATAACCCGGATATAGTTATCATCACAGGGCATGACAGTATGCTAAAGCAGGAAGGTAAAGGTACAGGTACAGATTCGATAGATAAATACAGGAATTCAAAGTATTTCATCGAGGCAGTCAAGGAAGCGAGAAAATATCAGCAGTCACTGGATGAACTTGTGATTATAGCGGGAGCGTGCCAGTCATATTATGAAGGCATATTAGCCGCAGGTGCAAATTTTGCAAGTTCACCTGCCAGAATACTGATACATGCCCTGGATCCGGGCATGCTGAGCAAACAGATTGCATTCACCTCTATTGACAGAATAGCACCTATAGAGGAAGTGCTGAGGGGAACTATGACCGGGGTTAAAGGGATTGGCGGAGTACAGACAAGAGGAAAGTTAAGGGCGGGGATGCCTAAATCTCCCTATACTCCATAA
- a CDS encoding N-acetylmuramoyl-L-alanine amidase, which translates to MLSMVYDCEKNVGLSMELNELIARITGYNTVGEHEPELLKAFAVMARTELARRTFIYSGKGCENHKGCDICTEPGHCLEYGLADVEVPQAVYEAVAETDREIMLFEGRPIKPYFHYRCGGATENSENVLGNRITYLRRVLCSFCKDSSDSRSDMYFTLLELEELLKTRVNKPEGIYYNIQGMFEDIEVDDQGKINRIKIGSKTFKGTEVRELLKLNSTRFDYIPVKFLVKCIGTGHGLGLCQCGANEMARSGRSYQEILKYYYTGVNFVQMEIPDISKPLKGVRVVLDAAHGGNDCDDNKGSTGIREKDVNLEIVLKLKDLLEDQGAELYLTRDRDVGMALSDRAALSNGKRPDFFLSVGQNSFPNCTASGTEIYYYRGDSHGEKLARLIIEELSGSLGLKNRGVKTAEYYLLREVKASAVIIQMLYISNPQDEKLLCDKSFREAASTAIFRAIKAYYNMLENSCT; encoded by the coding sequence ATGTTGTCTATGGTATATGATTGTGAAAAAAATGTTGGTCTGAGTATGGAATTAAACGAGTTGATAGCCAGAATTACTGGATACAATACTGTCGGAGAGCATGAACCGGAGCTTCTAAAGGCTTTCGCTGTTATGGCAAGGACGGAGCTGGCTAGAAGAACCTTTATATACAGCGGAAAGGGCTGTGAGAACCATAAGGGCTGTGATATATGCACCGAGCCCGGGCACTGCTTGGAATACGGCCTTGCTGATGTAGAGGTGCCACAGGCTGTCTATGAAGCTGTTGCTGAAACAGACAGGGAAATAATGCTTTTTGAAGGGCGTCCGATAAAACCGTATTTTCATTACAGGTGCGGGGGAGCAACGGAAAACTCTGAAAATGTTCTGGGAAACAGAATAACCTATCTTAGGAGGGTGCTCTGTTCCTTTTGCAAGGATAGCAGCGACAGCAGAAGCGACATGTATTTTACATTGCTCGAGCTGGAGGAATTGCTAAAAACAAGAGTCAATAAGCCTGAGGGAATTTACTATAATATTCAGGGGATGTTTGAGGATATTGAGGTAGATGATCAAGGAAAAATCAACAGAATAAAGATTGGCAGCAAGACTTTCAAAGGAACCGAAGTGAGAGAGCTGCTAAAACTCAATTCAACCAGATTTGACTATATACCAGTGAAATTCCTGGTTAAGTGCATCGGAACAGGGCATGGACTTGGCTTGTGCCAGTGCGGGGCAAATGAAATGGCAAGGTCAGGGAGAAGCTATCAGGAGATACTGAAATATTATTATACAGGTGTAAACTTTGTACAAATGGAGATTCCGGACATTAGCAAACCTTTAAAGGGTGTCAGAGTTGTGTTGGATGCAGCTCACGGCGGAAATGACTGTGATGACAATAAGGGCTCTACTGGTATCAGGGAAAAGGATGTCAATCTTGAAATTGTGCTGAAGCTAAAAGATTTACTTGAAGACCAAGGAGCTGAATTATACCTGACAAGAGACCGTGATGTCGGCATGGCACTTTCTGACAGAGCCGCACTGTCTAATGGGAAAAGGCCGGATTTTTTTTTATCGGTTGGACAAAACAGTTTTCCCAATTGCACTGCTTCTGGTACGGAGATATATTACTACAGGGGCGACAGTCATGGAGAAAAGTTAGCAAGACTAATAATTGAAGAGCTGAGCGGATCTCTTGGACTTAAGAACAGAGGGGTGAAAACCGCTGAATACTACTTGCTCCGAGAGGTCAAAGCATCTGCTGTGATTATCCAGATGCTTTATATAAGCAATCCTCAGGACGAAAAGCTTTTATGCGATAAAAGCTTCAGGGAGGCTGCATCAACAGCAATATTCAGAGCGATCAAGGCATATTACAATATGCTGGAAAATAGCTGCACCTAA
- a CDS encoding Veg family protein: MASKNTLTLIKSNIDNYVGERVVLRANKGRKKISIKQGVIEKTYPSIFLVRIEGEVPEDFGRTVSFSYSDILTKSIELFACKDNVKIGCM; the protein is encoded by the coding sequence ATGGCTTCAAAAAATACCCTAACCCTCATCAAAAGTAATATAGACAACTATGTTGGGGAAAGAGTCGTGCTCAGAGCCAATAAAGGCAGAAAAAAGATAAGCATAAAGCAAGGTGTAATTGAGAAGACGTACCCCAGTATATTTTTAGTACGGATTGAAGGCGAAGTGCCTGAAGATTTCGGGCGAACCGTTTCATTCAGCTATTCAGATATACTGACAAAGTCTATCGAATTATTCGCATGTAAAGATAATGTAAAGATAGGCTGCATGTAA